One Malus domestica chromosome 11, GDT2T_hap1 genomic region harbors:
- the LOC103430095 gene encoding uncharacterized protein translates to MARQGKDGTAVHSSIALLQERFRQLQRAKEIRQERELLRQILSESDRTCTPATYYEPTGLFLQSGLTVSHNCKPPPHQPQYSMYLQPNLQSKQSSYLKVSDETRDMGNGGSSSVPVMCRTDNFDDSDVDTSLRL, encoded by the coding sequence ATGGCTAGGCAAGGCAAAGATGGCACAGCAGTTCATTCTTCCATTGCCTTATTGCAAGAGAGGTTTCGACAATTGCAGAGAGCAAAGGAGATTAGGCAGGAGAGAGAGCTCTTGAGGCAGATACTTTCTGAATCAGACAGGACTTGTACTCCGGCCACATATTACGAGCCAACTGGGTTGTTTCTCCAATCTGGATTGACAGTTTCTCACAACTGTAAGCCACCACCTCACCAACCCCAGTACTCAATGTACCTCCAACCTAACTTGCAGAGCAAGCAATCTAGTTACCTGAAGGTTTCTGATGAGACTCGGGATATGGGGAACGGAGGTTCAAGTTCAGTTCCAGTCATGTGCAGAACAgacaattttgatgattcagatGTCGACACTTCTCTTCGCCTGTGA